A stretch of DNA from Telopea speciosissima isolate NSW1024214 ecotype Mountain lineage chromosome 5, Tspe_v1, whole genome shotgun sequence:
GGCTTCAGCTTCAAGTGAAAGACGAAAAAATCAATTCGCTGTGTAAAATTGGCTTACAAATCTATCTCCTCTGCCGATCCCTTTGTTTTAATTCCAAGTAACATATCCAAGAAAATGACCTTTTCAAGAAGGCAAGATTAAGCAAAatgaaatatttcctaagataGAAACAACTGAAGCAGTGAACAATTGAAAGTTTGCATAAATTTGATGTTGTGGAACATCCTCCTTCCCCGGGTACCAATCAACGACTTATCTGGATACAGAAAAGGATACAACTGATGTGCATAAAAGATTTCATTTCTTGCATTCTATTGGCTTACAGAAGTGTTCAACACATGAATGGCTCATAAATTGAAGTGTATGGGTAACATACTGCCAGCAAAAGAAAGGATTTctcaagagaagaggagaaaatttTCAGCCTTTCCATGCCCAAAATGTGGGTTCCCTGGGGTTCCTCTCCTGTTATATCAAATTCTGTGATTCTTAACCGGTTAGTGCAGTTTAATCTCTGCATTTTTCTCTCAGATCCAGTTTCCCTCCAACCAAGCAACATTATAAAGCGGACAACAAAACAAACCTTATGTAGAAATATAGACATGGCAATCTATTATTGATTGATGTGACCTTCCCTCGATCAGTATACAAAACAAAATCTTAAACAATAAAACTAGTAAAATCGTACGGAAAGAAAAGGCCTACCCACTGATGATGAGAATATAAGACACCTTAAATGCGAGCAAAAGCAGTTTAATAGATTATGTAAGAACTAGATTAGTAGAATAAATCTTTCACACACATTAGAAGCAAAAGATAGACATGTAACCATGTGTGAGACTGTACATCAACAAGAAGGTCATCTTGTAGAAACCGAAACCTATACATAATGGagaaaacaatcacacaatgcaagGATATATGTAGTTCGGCAAGGCGCCAACGTCCACAGAGAGATGAGAGCAGTTTTCACTAATAAAGGAGAAAGGGTTTCAAGCTCTCTTCCACACACCTCTCTGTGTTCACAAAGAATTCCCGTAACCCTAATAATCTCCCATAACTAACAATTTATAGGGAAACAAAGAGACATTTCTGAAATTACccaatttaaaccaaaaagtTTGCTCGGGGGCTGCCACCCCGAACCCCGCATGGACCCCCAACTCAGCATGGCAGCAAGGTGGGCCAACTCCTCCAGGCCTCAAGCCCTACGAGCTTTTAACGACCCTTCAGAGGCGGCCCACAACCCAATCCACAGAATACAAGATATCAACCCTCAACACATCTATAAATGTGCCTTGCCCATATTGGCATGTAAATTATTGCATCATTATGtgctcatctttttttttttttttgggggtgggatTTGAGGTGTAGAGGTGTAGAGGCAAGCAGGCCATGGATGGATGCGCAGATATAAGAGAAGATTTATTCTAACAGCTAGTTAAACAATACAGAGTCTTACAAACAACAATATAGAGCGACCGGTTGAAAGTCTCACATAGGAGATCTTAAGGGCCAAAAGTTGAATAGTTGCTTGATCATCAAAATGAGTTCTATGGATATTCTTTGCACTGCTCATCAATTCTGAGCACACACGTAACTGCATTAAAGTGGATTCTACCTTCTACTAAAATTTGTGATCATGGATGAAGTTATTCAAAACCTAGGGCGCCCCCCTATTGGAAGCTTGTATCATACTAATACACTTTATTATTTGTGTGGAACAGTATGTTCTTTAATCATTTATAGACAGCACTAGCATGCCAATTAATAGGACCTACTCATGGTTTATTGACTACTAAGACACATAATCTAAGTTCAACTGTGTAGTTACATTTACCAATTGAAATCAAATTGAACTTCCCCACTTTATCTTTAACTAAATATAGAAGAGTACTAGATATGACACTTCAAATAAACATAGCACCAACTGCAATAAGTTCCAATATCTTATGGGGAAGATATCTCAGTCCTACAAGGGGTAATTTGAATAAATCTAAGCTCTTTTATTTGTCCAATAAATAACTAActcttattaaaaataaaaaataaaaaaagtaggATACCTTGGTTGTAGTCCAAGCTGTAACTACTGTAATTGCAAGAATCCCAGTACTCCCCAACAGAAAATATGGGCTTTGCCCCCTCAATGTATTCCTTCACATACTTTGACGCATAACTAATAATGAACATGGAATAAGATAAATTTTGAGCACATAATATAAAAATTGGTTTCTATATTAAGGAACACAAACAGAAAATTAAGTTCCAACTTAAGGAAAATGAAATCACAAATTTACCCTCTTGCAAAGTCAAAACGAAAATCTTCGAAGCCAACACTATTGCGAAGCCACTGTAGCCATCCAATGATGTCCTTTCTAACAAAATGTTGGGTATGATCTATGTTTGGAACACCATGGAAGTTGTCTCCGGTGCTTTGGTTACCCTGGAAGAGCATTAACAGTAATGAAATAGCAAAACAGTATTATAAATCTCCATATATAGAGGTTAAACCCGCATAAATGGTAactgaaatttcaaatttacAGACAGCAACATCATGTATACTAGCAGACTTAATTCTTCAATGACCAGATGTCCTTCAGTTCTACACCCACAGTCACCAAAGAGgggggaaaataaaaagaaggaacaatagggaaaagaagaaagtaagggATGTCATGCTGCTGTTTCTTCTGATCAATAGCTAATTCTATCACATCTACCATATCCACAGAAAATGCAGTAGCTATTCATTATTAGCAATGTCATGCTATTATTTCTTGacttaaaatattcaaaattacaAGGATACAACAAAATGCAATGCTTCCAAAAGATTGTAACTAGTATACTTTGTCATCTAGTTTGGGACATAAAGTACAATAAGAACCATTCCATATCCAGTTGATATGGAAATTCCCTTTAAGCATTACTTGGATGAATTCCTAGTGTCAGATATTTTGGACTCAATATACAACCAATTTCAATAGATGATCTTTCCAAGCCAACTTCAGACCAGTTCCTATTACAGTCACTTGCATAGCAACTTGAATGATCTAAtcctttgaaatttgacaataTGTTGGGAAATCCAGCTTTTGGTGACTTGGAAGATTGTGGATCTTATTTCAATTTGATGGAAGTGCTGTGACTATCCTCATAGATAAAAAGGTTGAAGGATTCAAATAAGTAGTAGTTTTGGATGATAAGCAATAAAAGAGAGTCTGAACTACTAAATGAGTTAGTGCATTGGATgcttgaaggaggagaagacTGGTGTGACGGAAGAGGAAAGATTAATAGACAAGATCTACAAGAAGAAGTTAAAATGGTAGTTCTGAAAGAAGAGATAGGTTCGAAAGAGAAATCCAGGGTTAGTTGGCTTAAGGAGGTGATAATAATACCAGCTTCTTCCATAGGTTGGATCCTAGCCAAGAAGAATCAATTGTAAGCAAAAATGATTAGTTCTGGTTGGAATACAAGAATGAAATATCAGAACTTGTAGTTCAGTTCCATACTTCCATTAAGATCTTTAAAGGGAACCTTTTGCCAACCAATCGAAGATGGATGGTCTTCTATTTGACTTTATTTCAGATGATCATAGAGGATGAACTGAATAAGGCAGATGGTGAGCCAGTAAGGAATTATCCCTACTTCTTGATGAGTTTTCACATGCTTTTTTCAAGCATTCTGGGACACATATCACCAGATTTGATCCTGATCTTTTCTTCGAGATCACTATTTTGTACTAAGGCAGTAATTTGATGTTCTTCTCACTTATTCTGAAGAAAGAAGGTTCTAGGTGAAAGATTACCAGTTTATAAGCTTGACAAGAGTTCACATTGGATCTTCTCTAAGGTGCTTGTCTCTAGAACTTCTTGTGACCTCTCAGTCAAAGAAGCGTTTCTAAAAGAAAGGTGAACAATGAATAACATTCTTATAGCTAATAAAACTATAAATTTGAAGAGGTTTAGTGGCTTCCTTGGCATTGTCCACAAAGTTGAAAAAAGGAGGGCATATGATCATGTCAATTGGGATTCTAAAACTACCTGATGAGAAGAATGAGGTTAGCATCAGATGGAAAGAGTGGGGAAGCCCTGCTAATCTTCAGCCTCCATTATTTCGTTCTCTTGAATGGAGTTTCATGAGATTATGTTAGAGGCTCTAGGGGCAATCCTGTTTCACTTTTCTCGTCATTTTTGTATATAGACCAAGGTAAACAATTGGCAAGTGGGAGCGGTatgctggattttttttttcgtgtgtgtgtgtgtgtgtgcaactTATGGACATCTAATCTTCTCATTCACTAACTTCCAATGACGGTTTGATTTGTTTGGCTGTTTCACATTTCCAAATAAGAGCAAGAAAGACTCaaggaattttttgttttacttataGATAATGTCAAGGCTATGCTATGCACTTCCAGAGGTCTAGTGGATGGGATGAGAAGCACTTTTGTCCTTAATAAAATCTCCAAACTACTTGTTGAAactaaatagaaagagagaatcactttaaaatgtaaaatatttcAAGCAAAGCCTTCCTATATGCTGTCCAAAGAAAGATAAGAATATCTATCATGGTAAATGAAAAACTTGAAAACCTCCAAAGCAAACATCCAATGCAAACAGCATGCAGATATCTATTTAAACATTTAGATGTAATTTTCAGGTCTTCATTTATAAGTGATAAATCCAAAAGTCCCTGTAATTTAATTCTCATGTGAAGAAATATAAAAGTTTACATATTCTCACACTAGACAATTCAGAGGTGACAAGATTTTACAATATAACTACAGGGTATTACTTACCGTTCCACCAGTACAAGATGTAACAGCTCTCTCATCCCAAGATAATGGAATTCCATCATAACGATTATACATTCCCCCATGCCCCTTGACAGTCCCAACTCGATGATTAATAACTATGTCAGCCATTGCTCTAACTTTGTATTGCTTCATTTTTTGAAGTAAAGCTTTCAATTGATGCTCAGATCCATACACAGAATTGAGAGAATAAAGGTTTTGTGGTAGATAGCCTATAAGTAAAGACATGaaagtcaaaataaaaaataaatacacgAGTGGGAAGCAGAAAACAGAACAATAACTCTATGGAATTGCTATGCTGCAAACCTTCTGGTGAAAAGGAATGGGTTGCTGGTGGCAGCCATGCTGATGTAAATCCGGACTTCGCGATATCAGGAACCTTTCTTTCTAAGTTACTCCACCAATGATGCTTATGAGACTCCCAGTTGAAAGCCTGATATACCCCAAATCTTAGAGAGAGTTACAAACTTTCCAATGAATAGCAGGTTTCAAGAAGTAAGATATGCTGTAAGACTGGTAAGTCATAAACTGCATATGCTTCTAAAAGCTTAGAAACCAAGTAATTTCCCATATTTTCTTCTAATTATCTAGTTATAGAGTTTCATAAAGTGAGGATTAAACCACTTCAAACCAGTATGATTGAAGAGTGATATATTTTCCTGGACCCAGTTAGCAGTTAAAATAATCTCAGCAAGACTTACCTGGAAAAGGATTTCTCTTCCGCTCCGTAATACTGCacctgtaaatggatcggaaAGCATATTGAAATTAGCATCCACAAGATCTTCAAGAATATAATATCacattttaaaaataagaaatcctGATTGCAAGCCCTGACATATTGCCTTCAGTATAAATATAAGGATGAATATGGACCAGATATAAGCAGCAGACTCAATAATGTGTAGAATAAGCATTGGAAACCACAGCCCGGTTCCACGAAGAATATCTAAAGACTATAGCTGACAATGGAGGTTACATAGGTCCCCTTTCCCAAAGAAGATAATctcataaaaccaaattggttgtCATTCAGTTCCATGTCCTATTTGGTAGAGCCCCTGACAGGCTTATGTCATGCTCTGGCATGCCAAAGCACAACTTCCATTAAGGACCTTAGTTATTTATTAGGCCATATTCCTATGATTTTCCTACGCTGTCATTGCACTTCCCTCATTATCACCTGCTCCAAATGAATCCAGTCACTGTCCTGCATCAGGCCTTTGTTAATTGGAGCCTATATCTATATGTTTTTTACTTAtatgttttatttctttaattggAATTCATGGATCAGATTGTGTTCGGATTAGGGAAACTCAATCTCTTACAATACCCAAAATGACATTCAAAAATGAATTCATGCAACTTGATTACTCAACAGAAAATCCATATGCTTCATCAGAAGACCTCAAAATACATGTCTAAGCCAATACATGCCCAAAATACTGATTATGATTATAAAaagggtgcatcttgttgtcaccaaggtgGTGAAGttagaagttgtaaccttcttttgattgccccttgtcttattcccaaaagttatttaagttaAGGGTAAAAAggaatatttcaaaaaaaaaaaatatgaaagtgacttatcattatgtcattttcaatagttgtcattgtccatgtgaaatgacatcaTTTACCCTCGTGGAAAAAAGAATTGTGCCatactaaaaggaaaaaaaaagtaaggttataaTCTTGGCATAACCaaccttggtgacaacaagattttcccttgaAAAAAGGGGCTCTAAAAGCAATACAATTTGCATACCACAAAAGTTACTTTTAGAATAACTATCATGTGAAACTTCAAACCCATCTATATAAATGTCGTATTTAATAGAGAAAACTTTGGCTTGTTGAAGTGCGGCTGATATAAAAATGTATTTTGGTAACCCAAAATTGGTTGCTGTCAGTGATATTTTGTCTACTTTTCTTTTTATCCAAAATACAGATTAGTAAGCCATTCAATAATAAAATCAGACATCATCCATTGAGCATTTCATAAAGATTTAAAGTCTGAAATCATAAAACTAGAGTAGACAAAAAGAAAATGTGTCATACATAAACTAACTTTTACATGATATCAAGGAAGTAGGAGAATGAAGGATATTTCACGAAGAATTACCTTGATCTGTCCCCTGAAGACTGGCATCAAAACCCTGCATTTTAACACAAGACAAGATTAAAGAAAGAAGTGTAACATGCAAAAAAGCCTTCTCAAtcatagaaaaacatataaccAGCTAAGATCTTCAAAGATGAACAGATAATTTTTAAAACTAGAAATCATTACAATAAGACGTGCAAACAGGACAAGAAATGGAACAAGAGGTAAGATCCATACATTGTTCCCGTTTCCCATATCAAATCAAGTTTAATTGTACAGAAATTAGTTCTAGATGGAATGAGGTCCACAACAATGAATCCCTGCATCCACAATTACCCCAAGTAAAAACTTCTTTCAGTTACACTCAAAAAGTAAGTACATAAAACAAGAAAGACTCCAACAAACAGATTTTGGTCAAGATAACCATGAGTTCATTAGGGTTGATTTGAGCCATGAGGAGGGATAATGGGATCATTCCAACCATTGCAAATAGGAGATGCTTTTGTTCAGACCACATTGTCAAATTTCATCGCTCACCAAGTATTTATAATTCCCAATGTAATTTCAATCGGTCAAATATTGGCTTCTTTGATCATTGACAAAGCCAAAGAAAGAGAGtttattttgccacatggcaaaatgCTTTCAGACTGAAGCTTACCATAAGTAGAGGATGCTCTGGCCAACATATTTCACATGGCAAACTCTCACCAGCTAGTTCCATGGCATGGTATGGGGTATCAATACTAATAGAGTTTACTGACTTAGAGGATTGCCATATCCTCAAATAATATGGTATTGCCAGAAGGAAACCCTGTTTCTGATGGAGATCTCCGATCAGTAGCTCAAAAACGCAATTTAAGTTTTCAAACCCAACCCGGCACTCAACAAGACAGACCCTCTCTAACTTAGACGATCAGGAATTTTCTCTGTGAAGGGTGTTGTCCCTCCTCACCACTGACCGCTCTACCACAAAAGCAACCTAAGAAACCTCCAAAGCCACCAAATTTGCAGCTTTCTCCATGCAGCACAgtgcagggggggggggggagcagaaACACTGTAGCTATTTGTTTACATTTTCATGAAAGTTGTTCTACAGTATTTAGTACAGGAAACAACAACAATATAAACTTAAAAGTGAGCTGTCCACTAAGTTTCCTAATCCCTTCATgcatataaataagcaataagtTACCAATATTGAAATGATAAAGCAAATTGAACTCGTTACGCAGAAAGACAGCCAGAACAAATGTGCAGGCTATTCAACGATAATAACAAcgaggataagaagaagaagaaaagggataaTTTGAAAAAACCTCAGAAAGTCTCAACTGGGATGAAATGCGAGGAGATGAGGTGCAGACGTCGGGATCGCAAGCTTCCTCTTGCATCTTTGGCCGCTAAATAGCAAGAAAAGCTGAAAATTCGACGGAACCTACCAAAGGGAATCAAACACCTCCTCCATCCATGATACAGACAGCAATCCAATGCTCAAATtgatcaccaccaccacaattTCTCTCTCTGAATCTTTTGGACATTGGAGTGTGTGTTTGTTGTTCCTTCTCTATTGTTCGTGGCAGAGAGAAGGATTCGAAGAGGACAGCAACGACAAAGCACCCACCGCCAATTTCGAATTTCCGTTTGgtattgaaagaagaaaaggaagatgagaagaataGTGATGGATATCTGTAAAGAGAATCAGCTTTTGATATCTCAGCTTTTATATTATACTCCCTGTATGGATGAGGCTCGAGGATTAGTGAAGGAAAGCTGGAAGGGCCACCAGCTTTTCCCCATGAACGGATCTCTCAGCTTCCGAatggtattctctctctctctctctctctctctctctctgtgtctcttcctttttttttgaagcTTTCTGCTTATTCTTCCGCCCTTTCTGCTGAGCTCATTTCCTGCGATTCTGCGAATATAAAAGATGTTCAGAAGTCAAAAAATTACTCCAGAGAAATTGATTTGAGATGAACGGTACACCATGTAATCGAATTTTCAACTGTTGGATCCGAATCCAATTTTCTACCCCGTTCATGGGCGGCAAAAAGTGTGCTAATCCAACAGTTGAGAGGTAGACAAACATTTACAATCCCATTCACACTCCTGCCCCGAATACAACCGGAATTACCCGAAATTGGACATTTTTTCGGTTCGCTCCCATCCAGGGTATCGGTGCATGTATCGGTAGACAATTGATACCTAtgtatttttaccattttaccctccttTATTTCAATACCAAAGTTACACTATCAATCAATCCCTGAGTGCGTTGGCTTCCGTTCCTTTTGATACCCTCAGCATTTTAAAGGATATCGAGCAACTTGTAATACATTTCAGAAGTTGTTCCATTCACCATATTTTCTGGGAGATTAGCGTGGCTCGGAAGGCCTTGTCTCGTACATGTAAAATCAATTGGTCAATTTCCGCTCTTTGGCTATTTGAATTATATAACTCAGATTCCTTGTGGTCAACACACTTCAATAAATGAGTTTTtgcttcatcaaaaaaaaaatcggcCAAAACCATGGTATTTGTGCACGGCAGTTATGTGCATGACTTTCATTAAATGCAATTAGATTAGCATAAATATTAATTCAAAATAACGTAAAAACCCTTATCCATTTTTTTGATGGAGTTAATGAGAGAATCTTCCGTGTATGaatactttctctttttttatatacTAAAAAAGAATACTTCCCCTTTTTCTTGGTAAACTGTAAATTAATCAAAAAATTTTTTTCTAAAGAACCGTAATCCTATCATTGATGATGACATAACGCCACAAAAAATTTTGTTGCTAAAGACATAACAGGAATATAGTTGTTATAGGTACATGTTGAACCTCAAGAAACCAATTCTACTTCTATTATTTAATTCTAAAGAGCAATATAACAGAATCCAAATCTATCCATTTTATCATCATTTTATTTGTAATTCCACCTTTACCCTTATATGTGGGACACaatagtaaataaaaaataagagaatgaATGGGAATTAAATGAACAAAATTTTGCTACTACCAGAGTAGCAGTAATGTTCTTGTTACAAGGCTAGCAGCAAAGGAGATGGGATCTTAAAGGGAATAATAGAAAAGGGGCAATGTCCTCTATTCGGGAATGCATTTGGGTGCAGGCTACGCCCAAACAAGGGCACCGATGGAGTTTGGATCATTCAGGGGGCGTG
This window harbors:
- the LOC122662279 gene encoding probable alpha-amylase 2 isoform X2, whose product is MGNGNNGFDASLQGTDQGAVLRSGREILFQAFNWESHKHHWWSNLERKVPDIAKSGFTSAWLPPATHSFSPEGYLPQNLYSLNSVYGSEHQLKALLQKMKQYKVRAMADIVINHRVGTVKGHGGMYNRYDGIPLSWDERAVTSCTGGTGNQSTGDNFHGVPNIDHTQHFVRKDIIGWLQWLRNSVGFEDFRFDFARGYASKYVKEYIEGAKPIFSVGEYWDSCNYSSYSLDYNQDSHRQRIINWIDGTGQLSAAFDFTTKGILQDAVKGELWRLRDPQGKPPGVMGWWPSRAVTFIDNHDTGSTQAHWPFPSSHIMEGYAYILTHPGLPAIFYDHFYDWGDSTHNQIVKLMDIRRSQNIQSRSSIRILDAQPNLYSAIIGEKVCMKIGDGSWCPAGKEWTLATSGHRYAVWHK
- the LOC122662279 gene encoding probable alpha-amylase 2 isoform X1, with translation MQEEACDPDVCTSSPRISSQLRLSEGFDASLQGTDQGAVLRSGREILFQAFNWESHKHHWWSNLERKVPDIAKSGFTSAWLPPATHSFSPEGYLPQNLYSLNSVYGSEHQLKALLQKMKQYKVRAMADIVINHRVGTVKGHGGMYNRYDGIPLSWDERAVTSCTGGTGNQSTGDNFHGVPNIDHTQHFVRKDIIGWLQWLRNSVGFEDFRFDFARGYASKYVKEYIEGAKPIFSVGEYWDSCNYSSYSLDYNQDSHRQRIINWIDGTGQLSAAFDFTTKGILQDAVKGELWRLRDPQGKPPGVMGWWPSRAVTFIDNHDTGSTQAHWPFPSSHIMEGYAYILTHPGLPAIFYDHFYDWGDSTHNQIVKLMDIRRSQNIQSRSSIRILDAQPNLYSAIIGEKVCMKIGDGSWCPAGKEWTLATSGHRYAVWHK